Proteins encoded together in one Rubripirellula reticaptiva window:
- a CDS encoding lactate/malate dehydrogenase family protein: MKVSIIGAGGLVGSCAAYALQCGGIASEIALLDVNQEMAVGQALDLQHGSPSVADQVISGGGYEHIPSSDVICITAGLRRKPDESRLDLINRNTDLFVQILRDVKAAGPKPSAIVLVVSNPVDILTYVAAQTLGLPVNQVIGLGTQLDTIRFCSLIAAELKAPPTQTKALILGEHGDSMVPIWSSATIAGLPLDKYPGWNANLANQLFTRTRGSGAEVIKRKGGAGFAVGIAIRDVIDAIVLDQHKILPVSSVQSGCYGIRDVALSVPTVVGRKGVIDRLEIDLWPKEVQGIRASGAALRKTLEIVLPRVG, from the coding sequence ATGAAAGTATCCATCATCGGCGCCGGCGGATTGGTTGGCTCTTGTGCGGCCTACGCGCTGCAGTGTGGCGGCATCGCCAGCGAGATTGCGTTGCTGGACGTCAACCAAGAAATGGCTGTTGGGCAAGCGCTCGACTTACAACACGGCAGCCCCAGTGTCGCTGATCAAGTGATCTCGGGCGGCGGCTATGAACACATTCCTTCCAGCGATGTGATCTGCATCACGGCGGGACTGCGACGCAAGCCGGACGAGTCGCGTTTGGACTTGATCAATCGCAACACGGACTTGTTCGTGCAAATCTTGCGTGACGTCAAAGCGGCTGGTCCTAAGCCCTCGGCGATCGTATTGGTGGTCAGCAATCCTGTTGATATTCTGACTTACGTTGCTGCCCAAACGCTTGGGTTGCCCGTCAACCAAGTGATCGGGTTGGGAACACAGTTGGACACGATCCGGTTCTGTTCGTTGATCGCAGCCGAACTGAAAGCGCCGCCTACTCAAACCAAAGCACTGATCCTTGGCGAGCACGGGGATTCGATGGTGCCGATCTGGAGTAGCGCGACAATCGCCGGTTTGCCGCTGGACAAGTATCCAGGTTGGAACGCCAATTTGGCCAACCAACTGTTCACGCGAACACGCGGCAGTGGTGCCGAAGTGATCAAGCGAAAGGGCGGCGCTGGTTTTGCCGTCGGGATTGCGATTCGTGACGTCATCGACGCAATTGTCCTGGACCAGCACAAGATTCTGCCCGTCAGCAGCGTCCAATCAGGCTGCTATGGCATTCGTGACGTCGCGTTATCAGTACCCACTGTGGTGGGAAGAAAGGGCGTGATTGATCGTTTGGAAATTGATCTTTGGCCCAAAGAAGTTCAGGGGATTCGTGCAAGCGGCGCGGCTTTACGAAAAACTCTCGAGATTGTCCTGCCCCGGGTTGGTTAG
- a CDS encoding class II aldolase/adducin family protein, which produces MQNLHKIKQDMCDIGRRIYDRQFAAANDGNITVRVSENEVLCTPTLHCKGFLTPDDISLVDMTGKQLSGRKKRSSEALLHLEIYRQREDIKSVVHCHPPHATAFAIAREPIPQCILPEVEVFLGDVPITKYETPGGQSFADTIIPFVNRTNVMILANHGTVSYGETVEQAYWWTEILDAYCRMLILAKQLGGVSYLSGEKSQELLDLKEQWGYKDPRNTPEYENCDICANDIFRDSWADSGVARRAFPAPPSLKPSADVGAKNGMPAGVTEEALVKAITDEVMRQMRQN; this is translated from the coding sequence ATGCAAAACCTTCATAAGATCAAGCAAGACATGTGCGACATCGGTCGTCGCATCTACGACCGTCAATTCGCTGCGGCTAACGATGGCAACATCACCGTTCGGGTTAGCGAAAACGAAGTACTTTGCACGCCGACATTGCACTGTAAAGGGTTTTTGACGCCTGACGATATTTCGCTCGTCGACATGACTGGCAAGCAATTGTCGGGTCGCAAGAAACGGTCAAGCGAAGCTCTTTTGCACCTAGAAATCTATCGCCAACGCGAAGACATCAAGAGTGTCGTGCACTGCCACCCGCCGCACGCAACTGCTTTCGCGATCGCTCGCGAGCCGATTCCACAGTGCATCCTTCCCGAAGTTGAAGTATTCCTGGGTGACGTGCCGATCACCAAGTACGAAACACCAGGCGGGCAGAGCTTTGCTGATACGATCATTCCATTCGTCAATCGCACTAACGTCATGATCCTCGCCAATCACGGTACGGTCAGTTACGGCGAAACGGTTGAACAAGCATATTGGTGGACTGAGATTCTTGACGCTTATTGCCGCATGCTGATTCTTGCCAAGCAACTAGGTGGGGTCTCTTACCTCAGTGGCGAGAAGTCACAAGAGTTGTTGGACCTGAAGGAACAGTGGGGCTACAAGGATCCACGCAATACGCCTGAGTATGAAAACTGTGACATCTGTGCAAACGATATCTTCCGCGATTCGTGGGCCGATTCGGGCGTTGCTCGTCGTGCCTTCCCTGCACCGCCGTCACTGAAGCCGTCGGCTGATGTGGGTGCCAAGAATGGCATGCCAGCAGGCGTCACCGAAGAAGCGCTAGTCAAAGCGATCACTGATGAAGTGATGCGTCAAATGCGCCAAAACTAG
- a CDS encoding EutN/CcmL family microcompartment protein: MKMARTIGSVTLSKAHPAMAGAKLRCVEVVESIEQIDTFPLGGETVVAWDLCGTGIGDLVAIAEGPEAAQPFRPDVKPIDASIVALLDEVDLD, encoded by the coding sequence ATGAAAATGGCCCGAACGATTGGATCGGTGACATTGTCGAAAGCTCATCCAGCCATGGCTGGTGCGAAGCTTCGTTGTGTTGAAGTGGTAGAGTCGATTGAACAAATCGACACGTTTCCGCTTGGTGGCGAAACTGTCGTTGCTTGGGATTTATGCGGCACCGGTATTGGAGACTTGGTGGCGATCGCAGAAGGCCCGGAAGCGGCGCAGCCGTTTCGGCCGGATGTGAAACCGATTGATGCGTCCATCGTGGCGTTACTGGATGAAGTGGACTTGGATTGA
- a CDS encoding EutN/CcmL family microcompartment protein has product MQTARVLGSTRATVKDKSLQGQRLVIVQLLLLNEMPDGPPLIALDVLGCRRGDRVMLTSDGTLAREFTKNIDTPARWTVMGILD; this is encoded by the coding sequence ATGCAAACTGCCCGCGTCCTAGGATCAACTCGTGCGACCGTCAAAGATAAAAGTCTTCAAGGTCAACGTTTGGTGATTGTCCAGTTGTTGCTCTTGAACGAGATGCCCGACGGACCACCCTTGATTGCTCTGGACGTGCTGGGGTGTCGACGCGGTGACCGCGTGATGTTGACCAGCGACGGGACACTTGCACGCGAATTTACAAAAAATATAGATACACCTGCCCGTTGGACTGTGATGGGAATTTTGGACTAG
- a CDS encoding aldehyde dehydrogenase family protein — MHFDENTIRSVVAQVLAEVGPMPKSNGASSQAGGKNGVFYDADSAVTAARAAFEEFRTRSMATRKQVIDIIRRISIENCEELGLMEMAETKIGRPEHKIEKLRALGEMSPGTEFLETKCYSGDHGLAIIERAPFGVIGAITPVTHSLPTITGNAVSMLAGGNTVVVNPHPSGKGVATEGVRRFNEAIAAEVGIDNLICVIAEPTLETAEALFKHRQVSLICVTGGPAVGRAALNSGKRAIVAGPGNPPVVVDETADLDNAARCIIQGGAYDNNLLCIAEKEVFVVDSVFDAMMAAMRRAGAVQLDAIQISNLTSKAIVKVGDDQHDAACKDYIGRDASVLAQAAGVSVPEGTELLFGETDEHHPFVTVEQMMPFIPFVRARDVDHAIALAKHYEHGFRHTAIIHSRNVHNMTKMGRELDTTLYVKNGPCMASLGLGGEGYLSFSIAGPTGEGVTTPNTFTRERRCSMIDELRVV, encoded by the coding sequence ATGCATTTCGACGAAAACACCATTCGCAGCGTTGTCGCTCAAGTCTTGGCCGAAGTTGGCCCGATGCCCAAGTCCAATGGGGCTTCGTCCCAGGCCGGTGGCAAGAACGGAGTCTTCTATGATGCGGACTCGGCGGTCACGGCTGCTCGTGCTGCGTTCGAAGAATTTCGCACTCGGTCGATGGCGACTCGGAAACAAGTCATCGACATCATTCGCCGCATTTCGATCGAGAATTGCGAAGAACTCGGGTTGATGGAAATGGCCGAAACCAAGATCGGTCGCCCGGAACACAAAATTGAAAAGCTGCGAGCTCTTGGTGAAATGTCACCTGGGACTGAGTTCTTGGAAACCAAGTGTTACAGCGGCGACCACGGTTTGGCGATCATCGAACGAGCACCGTTTGGTGTGATTGGTGCAATCACGCCGGTGACTCATAGCTTGCCAACGATCACCGGCAACGCCGTCAGCATGTTGGCCGGTGGCAACACGGTTGTGGTCAACCCGCATCCATCGGGTAAAGGCGTGGCAACCGAAGGCGTGCGACGATTCAATGAAGCCATCGCTGCCGAAGTTGGCATCGACAATCTGATTTGTGTGATCGCCGAACCGACTCTCGAAACAGCCGAAGCTCTGTTCAAGCATCGCCAAGTCTCGCTGATCTGTGTGACGGGTGGACCTGCAGTTGGACGCGCGGCACTGAACAGCGGCAAGCGAGCCATCGTTGCTGGACCTGGCAACCCGCCTGTGGTTGTCGACGAAACGGCCGATTTGGACAATGCCGCACGCTGCATCATTCAGGGCGGTGCGTATGATAACAACTTGCTGTGCATCGCAGAAAAGGAAGTTTTTGTCGTCGACAGTGTTTTCGACGCGATGATGGCTGCCATGCGACGTGCGGGTGCCGTTCAGCTTGATGCAATTCAAATTTCAAATCTGACCAGCAAGGCGATCGTAAAAGTCGGCGACGACCAACACGATGCAGCTTGCAAAGACTACATCGGACGCGACGCGTCCGTTCTGGCCCAGGCAGCCGGCGTCAGTGTTCCCGAGGGAACTGAATTGTTGTTCGGCGAAACGGACGAGCATCATCCGTTCGTTACCGTCGAGCAAATGATGCCTTTTATTCCATTCGTGCGTGCTCGTGACGTTGATCATGCGATCGCACTTGCGAAACATTACGAGCACGGATTCCGGCACACCGCCATCATCCACTCTCGCAACGTTCACAACATGACGAAGATGGGACGCGAATTGGACACAACGCTGTACGTCAAAAATGGTCCTTGCATGGCGTCGCTGGGCCTTGGTGGCGAAGGCTATCTGTCCTTTTCGATTGCCGGTCCGACGGGCGAAGGCGTCACAACGCCCAACACGTTCACTCGGGAACGCCGCTGCAGCATGATTGACGAATTGCGAGTGGTCTAA
- a CDS encoding EutN/CcmL family microcompartment protein, translating into MFIAKVTGSVVATQKVGSMTGHKLLVVEPYRLEDKKRASMVSTGRTFIAVDTLGSGEGDYVLVCQGSSARLTPETKELPIDAVVIGIVDSVHIEKRNVYDRNGS; encoded by the coding sequence ATGTTCATTGCCAAAGTTACCGGTTCGGTTGTCGCGACGCAAAAAGTCGGATCCATGACCGGCCATAAATTGCTGGTCGTTGAACCCTACCGACTGGAAGACAAAAAACGTGCGTCAATGGTTTCGACCGGACGAACGTTCATTGCCGTCGACACACTCGGAAGCGGTGAAGGCGATTATGTGTTGGTGTGCCAAGGCAGCAGTGCTCGCCTGACACCGGAAACGAAAGAGCTACCTATCGATGCGGTCGTGATCGGCATCGTTGATAGCGTTCACATTGAAAAACGAAACGTCTACGACAGAAATGGAAGTTAG
- a CDS encoding acetate/propionate family kinase: MLVLVANLGSTSFKYRLFDMSNGQCLARGAVDRIGEEVSHCEVEIGDWKDERSMSVPDHGLAVSACLEQLTDPDHGALKDASEIVAIGFKAVHGGRLSGVFVVDDDVLAAMTEMNAAAPAHNPPYIAAMKLLRERFPDLPLVAAFETNFHRTIPSSRREYAIPRAWADGLHIRRYGFHGASHRFIAGRVAEVLGRSDARVISCHLGGSSSLTAIVGGESVMTTMGMTPQTGLPQNNRVGDFDPFALPLIIEKTGLTLDEVLGKLASEGGLLGLSDKSGDMRDLELAAANGDEKSQLALDVFVEEVRRHMGGMIVAMGGVDAIVFTGGIGEKGKETRAAIVAGLEELGIVADGEANKKIKGEGSFHAGDSRTELWVIPTNEELVVARQCVELLQETDKSA, from the coding sequence GTGCTTGTTCTTGTAGCGAACCTAGGATCGACCAGCTTCAAGTATCGTTTGTTCGATATGTCCAACGGGCAATGTTTGGCTCGAGGTGCAGTCGATCGAATTGGCGAAGAAGTCAGTCACTGCGAGGTCGAAATCGGTGACTGGAAAGACGAACGTTCGATGTCGGTGCCAGACCATGGTTTGGCAGTGTCGGCTTGTTTGGAACAGTTGACCGATCCAGATCACGGTGCCCTAAAGGATGCATCGGAGATCGTAGCGATTGGATTCAAAGCGGTTCACGGTGGTCGATTGTCGGGTGTGTTCGTTGTGGATGACGATGTGCTTGCGGCAATGACGGAAATGAACGCTGCTGCACCGGCCCACAATCCACCCTACATCGCCGCAATGAAGTTGTTGCGAGAGCGGTTCCCTGATCTGCCGTTGGTGGCAGCCTTTGAAACCAACTTTCATCGCACGATTCCTTCGTCGCGACGGGAATACGCGATCCCGCGTGCTTGGGCGGACGGACTACATATTCGTCGATATGGCTTTCACGGCGCCTCGCACCGATTCATTGCCGGCCGCGTGGCCGAAGTGTTGGGACGCAGCGATGCACGCGTGATCTCTTGTCACCTTGGCGGCAGCAGTTCGTTGACCGCGATTGTTGGCGGTGAAAGTGTGATGACGACGATGGGCATGACGCCGCAAACCGGTTTGCCGCAGAACAATCGCGTCGGTGACTTTGATCCGTTCGCGTTGCCGTTGATTATCGAAAAAACTGGGTTAACACTCGACGAAGTGTTGGGGAAACTCGCCAGCGAAGGCGGCTTACTTGGGCTCAGTGATAAGAGTGGCGATATGCGAGATTTGGAACTCGCCGCTGCCAATGGCGACGAAAAATCACAACTCGCTCTGGATGTGTTTGTCGAAGAAGTTCGTCGTCACATGGGCGGAATGATTGTCGCGATGGGTGGGGTCGATGCCATCGTGTTCACCGGCGGAATCGGTGAAAAGGGCAAGGAAACGCGAGCTGCGATTGTGGCGGGCTTGGAAGAGCTTGGCATTGTCGCCGATGGCGAAGCCAACAAGAAGATCAAGGGTGAAGGTTCATTTCACGCTGGCGATAGCCGGACTGAATTGTGGGTGATCCCAACCAACGAAGAACTGGTCGTCGCCCGGCAATGTGTCGAGCTTTTGCAAGAAACCGATAAATCTGCTTAG
- a CDS encoding BMC domain-containing protein: protein MNDAIGLIETKGLLPLIEATDAMAKAANVKIVKRIDIGGAYVTTVVSGDVGSVRAAVEAGAAAAAQVGELVGSHIIPRPAEGLAAALLS from the coding sequence ATGAATGATGCAATCGGATTGATTGAAACCAAAGGTTTGTTGCCCCTGATCGAAGCGACCGACGCAATGGCCAAAGCCGCCAACGTCAAAATCGTCAAGCGAATTGACATCGGTGGCGCCTACGTGACGACCGTCGTCAGTGGTGATGTCGGCAGTGTTCGTGCTGCAGTCGAAGCGGGTGCCGCAGCTGCGGCACAAGTAGGTGAACTGGTTGGCAGCCACATCATCCCGCGTCCAGCCGAAGGCTTGGCTGCGGCATTGTTGTCGTAA
- a CDS encoding BMC domain-containing protein has product MAKVSEALGMIETKGFIALVEACDAMMKAANVQFMGWDKVGSGLCSAFVTGDVAAVKAAVDAGAAAAGRVGEVASVQVIARPHEDVASILKFPTAKK; this is encoded by the coding sequence ATGGCAAAAGTTAGCGAAGCGCTCGGCATGATTGAAACCAAAGGCTTCATCGCCTTGGTCGAAGCATGTGACGCAATGATGAAAGCAGCAAACGTTCAATTCATGGGCTGGGACAAGGTCGGCAGCGGCTTGTGTAGCGCATTCGTGACCGGTGATGTCGCCGCGGTCAAAGCCGCAGTTGATGCGGGTGCTGCGGCTGCTGGACGCGTCGGCGAAGTTGCCAGCGTTCAGGTAATCGCTCGTCCCCACGAAGACGTGGCTTCCATTTTGAAGTTCCCTACCGCCAAAAAGTAG